CAAACAAGAGATGCCGCGCAATAGCGCCGGCTTGTGGGACCAGGGACCGGCGCAGCAGTCGAGCCCGGAGGGAGAATTACTGCACAAAGAGCTTAGCGACCAGATCACTCAATCGCTCCAGCATATCCCCGAGGAATATCGGCTGCCGATCGTCTTAGTGGACATGAGCGAGTTCAGCTATACGGAAGCCGCGGAGATCTTGTCTTGCCCGGTGGGCACCATACGCTCCCGTCTATCGCGCGGCAGGAGGTTACTCCAAGAGCAGCTGACCGGTTACGTCAACACTAACCATGGGACTGAAGAACATGACCTGCGAGGAAGCAGAAGAACTTATCACAGGCCTGGTTGACGGCCAATTGCTGGTGGTGGAGCGCGCAGCA
This genomic window from Deltaproteobacteria bacterium contains:
- a CDS encoding sigma-70 family RNA polymerase sigma factor gives rise to the protein MTSESKANDAQRAAFAREAMIHVDHLYRVAYHLVREADAVQDLIQDSFVRAIESYKLFDPPTNMRAWLTKILQNIFFDQYRKQRRWIAKQEMPRNSAGLWDQGPAQQSSPEGELLHKELSDQITQSLQHIPEEYRLPIVLVDMSEFSYTEAAEILSCPVGTIRSRLSRGRRLLQEQLTGYVNTNHGTEEHDLRGSRRTYHRPG